The following nucleotide sequence is from Nothobranchius furzeri strain GRZ-AD chromosome 6, NfurGRZ-RIMD1, whole genome shotgun sequence.
atttttgaattgaatcacTTTTCCTAACCTTTCACTGCTGACAACACTTTATAGTTCTCAGTCAGACTTTCCTTTGATTCTGAACTTTGATGTAAGGTTGGTGGACCGGAACTGGTTTGCTGCCATCTGGTGGAAAACACAGAGAATTTCAGTTtggtcagaatacaaatccaggctctgtctggttggactgttgtaattctactttgtactgaactaaagtttgcattaaacattgttgaaaaggaTCCAATCATTTAGTTTTTCCCTCATTCACACAGacagagataacggtgcagtgtgcgtggctctggtgttaatcaggtTTAAAGTTCCTGTGTGCAACAATCTTCACTAGAAGGTAAAACGGTTACATGACAGGGTTCGCACTGGCCCGATGTTCCCcgcatttattttgacggagaaatctcAAGCCTGCAGATGTGCTGACATTTTAATGGTTACGCACACCGTGGAGGTAGCTACACCaatcaggaaaagattcccatcatcaGAACATCCGAGATGGACACTGAGCTCGGTGCGTAATGTGGACAGCGAACTGAAGatagatcgggggcttggagcgcatcgcagaaccagaaccatgcaggaagattctgtgttttctaaacccggtctctcagagacgtgtcacttagaaaatgttcctgattatgaatctttggctgaatagcgcttgttcctgtctccaaccctgcgacgcatccatgagcctgtctgaggaacagtccagcatctcgtatagaatagaatagaatagaatagaatagaatagaattcaactttattgtcattgcacatgtacaggtacagggcaacgaaatgcagtttgcatccatccagaaagtgctttagccgtgatctagatgtattaaaatatattttagcaATAATgtagatgtgtaagtatattacagaaatgcatctattacgtatgttataatgtacatggtgtgaagtatgttatgaatattctatgactacaagtatgtacaggctgtagttaatacaagctgtccatgagtttaacgtgggtcatatgtcaggaggcagagttcaggagtctgacagctgttgggaagaaactgttccggtacctggtggtcttagtccggaggctcctgtagcgcctactagagggcagcagggtgatcagtgcatgtgatgggtgactgtggtctctgatgattttccctgcccttttcagacaccgcttcctgtagctgtcctttatggcaggaagtggtgctccggcgatgcgctgggcagttttcccgaccctctgcaacgccttccggtccgaggcggagcagttcccataccagactgttatacagttggtcaggatgttctcgatggtgcagcgatagaagttcaccaggatgtctgaggacaggttgttcttcctcagagtcctcaagaagaagaggcgctggtgagccttcttgaccagcttggagcagtttgtagtccaggtgagatcctcagggatgtggactcccaggaacttgaagctgctcacacgctccactgccgtccccttaatgtggatgggtggatgtgggtcagcattcctcctgtagtccacgatgagctccttagtcttctcagtgttgagcagcaggttgtttgtgtcgcaccactcagtcagaccgtcCACCTCCTCCTTGTAGGCAACGGGTGtaaatttgtttttttaacgtTTTTGCTGATGTCAGTGTAAAAATCTGAGCTGTAAACAATTATTTAGCATGGATTAGATTTAAAACGCCTTTCAAGGTGCACACAGCGCACACTATTACTCACTCACACATGCATACACTGCTGATGATGGTAGCTACAGAGGTGCCTGAGGAAAACCATTCAGGCCCACATGAAGATTCTTATTTATGAAGATTCGGCATCGATTCTGTCCCAAAGCCTTCATGCAAACTGCCGTATGTCTGAGCGACCCTGAACGCATCATTGCTGGAGTGAGCGCGAGGCGAGCAGCAGCTGCTAGCTCTTTGTGCTCCTGAGCGGCAATATGCTAAAATACGACATAGACTTAGCTTTATTATTGTCCTGGGTGCGTTTTAAGGGCCAGACGTAAGTTCCATGACGTTTTATAATGTTTTAGAGGGTGTTATCCTGTttagtttgttgttgttttgtgcagAATGCCCCGTGCATGTCTAATTAGTACATGCTAGTCTTCCTGTTCAAACATAAATGTTACAGGTTTATGTGAATACTTGCTACTGATGTTATAAAACCTGTGACGGctggtgaattatttttatttttggtggGACACATTATTTTCTTTTCAGATGCACTTACCACTTATCACCACCAGGGAACGCCAAATTACCATTATTATGCGTCACACAGCttgaacccaagcccccacaatgcgactcaacccggaagtaccaaaaattgcagttccaccctcatccgctgggggctggtgtcagaagcgagcaaatcctcattgactcccatgttaaaaataccaatttcatagcagaaataaacatgtttacagcctggtaccaaaatatgtttttggtttaaatgatctagtttacgctcatgacaactctgaggggggtgaatttttttctcactcttctgtttaagtgtattaaaagcctaaaattctgtataattaatgagcatcagacacacatgaccacagagctagctccgtggaaaggcctcagtagagtctcggtctggcttggaaacttccgggattttgagtctctgtgtttgtgttttcttttgtggatattatttgtgcaattgttggacaaaatgacttgctgtggcattaattgcactaatagagcgtccaaggagtctccacttcattttttctgtaagtaaaattatatttatgcattttaggtcactgccgagctgagcttagattttaacatgtactgtttaaccatgaaatttaaatgtaatagggtaaaacccagtgcatttaacataatgctgcactttagaaaatgggttgaaatataacatgttggtggagctgggttcccactatcggcttgtggagctctcgggagaccgatgttttccacccggttctcccctccccgcagctcgacgcatctctgtctgatcgcggcttctgtgtgctgcgcgggctgacggcttgtgaagctctgggatggaaacctttccacccggttctccccagcggcagctctgcgcatctcagattgcagcggcgcttgtctgctgcgcggctgccagcttgtggaggtctcggagacctctgtgttccacccggttttacccagtggtcagcccggcgtatctctgactcagaagctctggtgttgtgcacagttaactccggttgtagctaggttgctacctccgttagctttgctcccacctccgcgttagctttgggttagcttcaggttagcttgtagctagttcgaccgggtgtcgtcagttgatcccagccttacagccccaccctcatctcctcctctcttcccttttgtggaattgtctgggcttgacggaacctgtgacacagtcaaaatggcggtggtggccacctcccatttggcctcaaaaacgtgatattggggcCTGTGGaaaggaattgtccagtatatttatgtcgatgcttgaactcaatagggagcctaagtcatgcccatcttctTCTGGACCATggttccccagaagaacaaaaacatgaatgcaagtcaacggggataaaaatgctattttctaattctgcttgttctgTACCATGGACAGtggcggtgtcggtacaggatcggctcggggtccttcgactgccagtgacttcaaagtagttgattggctgaacatgaagcttacggaagttacgtcatCACGTAATGATTTTGATTGGCCAGAACTAATTTGTGGTCATAGCTactacttttacaagctgataaatctcaaagtacgtgactggcatgtttgaaacacccatcattacttttcatttaaattgcagtacagcatatgtgtgatccagggcgtaaggcaaagcggattagaaaatagcgtttttagccccgttgcattaacttttttcgttcttccaaccATGTagagatgtgtcggtcgcgaacgaaccaaggctcattctcagccctcttctcgagggggtctgcttcaggccgaccagggccaacacacccactgctgacagcaaattcacaccttccattagagcaagcctctgattggtgggtagaatcagaccacatgggcttaaggcaaggatgtgtggaattaaccgggccaggctggggccgactggggctacccggcccgggccgacccggtacagatgggaatggcccattaggctcCTTATAGACCTGTACCATGTCCACAAGCACTTCCTGCAAAGTTGTTCCAAAAACTCGCTTAATATTCACCaacattgtttagtcatgtgaacagtgagtgaaatcatctcagaactgtaaatCTGTGTGTTGCCTGTACATaacaacgtaaattcagctttaataattttcattctttactaaatctgctgattttagaagcattaatgtcagtttatcggtgtcggcaaatatcggttgtcGGCCATAAGAGTGATctcaatatcggatatcggtatcggcccaaaaatgtcatatcggtgcatcattaCGGAATACATTCAGTTTTTATCttaatgttttattaataattcaACAGAAAACCAACAGAAACAACCACCATTTGTTTTTCTATGAAAAAGAACTTTATTCATATTTTTGAAATGGTACATTATGATACACATGACTGTAAACAACACGGGAGAAACACGTGGTGAAGGTAGAAACTGTGCAAATGAACAGGACCGTGTGTTTACAGGACTGATGAAGGAGTAGAGCCCTCAACAGTaatgattgtttgtttgtttacacctACACCAGTAAAGCTAGTCACGAGCGAGCTCGGAGGCTTTGCCTTACAGGAACAGAATGTGAGGCTTTAAATTCAAGTTTTACTTGTTTTATACTCAGAATTattgcaagtgttttatttgattGCAGAAGCACCAAAACGACCGGGCGTGGGTGGCCGTTTTAGAGTCGTTGGGAAACTAAAGTTTGCGTGTTTTCTTTTTCAGGTTGGACGTTTTGCCGCTGCAGAAAACAGGAGGACAACGACAGCATGGTCAGGTAACCTCAGGAAGCAGCCATCATTATCAACACCACATGAAACTCTAGACCACACTTTAGATTTATTAGCTCTAATGAACGGATGCAGCATTCATGGCTTCATTTAAATAAACCAcaacaaaaacatcagatttctaAAGAAGAGCAGAAATAATCAGCAAAATGGTGACGGTTAGTATTAATATTCACGAGTCTAGGTTTCCCTGTTTGACCCTGCAGTGGGAGTGGCCTCAGGAGAGGGGGGAGGTCTTTGCACTGGGATGAGGCTCTGCCCCCTCTGTGGTTTATTTGGCTGTGAGGACTGCTGGCATGTCGGCCGTGGCGTCGGGTCCTTCGCCCTCCTCGTTTGAGTCACCCTCGCTGCTTTCACTCTCGTCTGAGTCGCTGTCAGCAGCTCCGGGCGTGGCCGTCGTCTCCTCATTGCTCTGGCTCTCCTCGTCGTCGGACTCTGCGCTAGCGCTGCTGCTGGTGGAGCTGGCACTCTCCTCCCCCTCTTCCTCCGGAGTGCTGCTGCTGTCACTCTCTGAGGTGGTGCTGGCCTCCTCTGGAAGGGAGGCCTGGCGGTGGCTGATGTCCTGATCCTGGGATGTGCCTGAGGACACATCAAGGCTTTGGGTCTCCACCTCCGGGGTGCTGGTGTCCTCCTCCAAGAGTTGGGATTGGGTGTGAAAAGCCTGAAGGTaggaaaacatgaaagttaaagaAATGCAGAGAAAAGGCTGAAGCAAAAATACCTGTTGATCTATTTTGGAAGGACAGAGCATGGACAAATCAAGTTAAATCcccacatttaaagagcaagtcacccccaaataaactttttttgctgataaactataaacgagtgtctaaagcttggtttatgcttgacgtgtttactttccgcttggtgatgcggctcgcggacggaacgcgcttcacaactcgcagtgtttatggttcatgcggctcgtctgcggtgagccaatattctcccaaactgtagggggcagcatggagctctacggcatgcatccaacactacaccatagtagaagtagaaattactgtttacaacatggcattccagcattttttaacagcgtcctcgtcttttccgacagtgcgagctatttctctccaagaattattaacaacatgttgatcatggtgatctctgagagctgaatcatacaaatgtctgtatttatgaacctctgccatactagttcttgccagtccgccatgtttttccacgtccgaccgtccgcgtggttaaaaaaggtgcgcggtgcggaaagtttgggccgtgcggaggagcggtggaggggcgtggttgttaaaatgacgcagtttcgccgcgcggacctcgggacgcgtcaagcataaaccaagcttaatcctgctgtagacacatgtagtcagtaATTTGGCACATTAGTgcctcttagttaaaatttaaatattctgcctaaaactgtcagtgttgcgccctcttcgggtaaaaactctgcactgcatttgaattttaatctgccatcgctattggctaagaggcacactttgacattagctggtacattatgatgtcacaatgtctctgagcctgtgtgtgtatatttgtcaGAGGCTCCGCCCtcctggtctgccaggcaacagcatttgttgcatttttcaaacaggaagtgggagtggagtaagactctggtagggggtaacttgctctttaaggtcatTATCTGATTTTCACCTCATTAGCACCACCGAGGGGTCATGTTAAGAGAGGGCTATCACCAGGTCGGTGCGGGTGGAAACGTCTAAGCGGCCTTCACATCAGTTATTTAAGTTTAGCAACTATCTGAAAATCTTCCCTAAGCAGTACATCTCAGAAAAGCCTTTAACTTTCATTCATAAAATCTTTTTTAGATGAATTTTGTATTTTTCAAATTAAGTTTCATCTCTTTTCAGGATTTGTTTGATTCTTGAAAAAATCAACAGTCAAAAAGGTTCGTGACTCCCGATGTCATATGATGGGTTTTACTCTACAGCAGGTTGTGAATAAAGACTGACCTGTACCTTGTACACCTTTGGTGACTTCTCCACCTCGTTACCATCTGTCATGTCATAGCCCGTCTTCTTTCCACTGTCAACAAACTCGTAGGACTTGTAAGGACCAGACATCTTGTGGTAGGTCTTCTCCTCCACATAGATAGATTTGTAGTCGCCGGGGTATCCTCCCAGATTGTCACCGCGGCCTGCATCAGGGTCCGTGACAATGGTGGGCAAGATGGTGTCCACCGTGGTTCCAGGTAAAGGCTCCACGGTGACGACGACAGGGCTGACGGTACCGGGAGCGGGGGTGGAGGACTCACCCGACTCCGAGTCAGAGTCTGACTCGTCTTCCTCTTCCTCGGCTTCCTGCAAACCACAACGTGTTGCATGAGCAGCTTGTTACTCATAGTTCTGATCAGTCAcaatctaccaatgtaaatggtcatgaagataaagacaacacattgaatgagaaggtgtgcccaaacttttggcctgtaccgtACACACATACAGtttagtgtatatatatatatatatatatatgtatttgtgtatgtgtgtatatatacatacatacatatatatatatatatatatatacttatatgcaGCGGTTTTGAAATGAAAACTACAACTTATTATTTATAACAGCTACTATTCCTCACAAgctgaggacgtagcgtgaccaatatggttaattgagggcgttcctgtatgtaaatgactgagaacggacacgagcacctgggtaggcacaggtgggatttatcatcatcgtgcgaacattctaaatttcattcaTAAGAATGAATTTCGAAAATTTTCTACAAACGTTCGATCTGAGGCAGTACATCGGTTCCCTGACCCCTGATTGTCACCATCACATGACCAAACACCACATGGGCCAACCCCTTCCCCTCCTGAAACACAATGGGTGtttttcaatgccaaggaacctcgccttgatgtcttggccccgccctggttgcctaggagttacgtcatcaggaaccgccaagacgtgttccaatgttcatgttctaccgaggcgtgttctctgtttgttagccgtttagctagctgagcgacgaTACACGGGAGgtatcttgtagcctagccttggttaaaaatttcccagaatacacggctgtattttcaaaaggacggcggttcaaaagccggcagctacttcggggacaattttcaaatttaaaagtaagtcagctaatttaaatttttttttagatccaaaggagttatctatggttggttagtagcttagtagttgcagcttcggtggctagcgggtagtaactcacttatatttttaatttaacaaacatatacacaatttaaaaagtaaaaagctcgttatatatttatattgaaactaatacgtataaaatataacgttatctcccgtgtcacgtgacgttacgtgaccgccgtggaagccgcggtcacgtgatgcacggGCTTCCCAAAGAGCTGTAAGGCTGTTTACCACTAATGCTAACTGGTTGAGAAAACTGGAAAAGATAAAGTGTAGAAATACTCTAAAAATAGAACTGCTTCTAAATGAACCCCTCTGGATAACTGTTAGCTTCCCTGGGATCTTCTCCCTGATCGCGTTCTACTGCAGGTAAGATACTGACTGTCGGGACATGCatacttaacacacacacacacacacacacacacacacacacacacacacacacacacacacacacacacacaaaggaaaaACAGGCCGTTAAGCATCATAGAACAAATATATAGATGAGTTCAACGTTCTAACATTTTTCCCGTTTACTCACACTCTCCTctgcttcatcatcatcatcatcgtcgctgTCTTGGCTGTTCGTGCCTTTGTCAGAGACCGGAGCGGCGTTTGTGTCTACCCCAGCAGCTTTGAACTCGACTGTTGCTTTTTCCACAGCCACACCCTGCACAAACCAAAAACACGTAGGGTTGTTGATCTTCTCCAGGAGTAGCTTCCAGGCCAGACGAGTTGATAACGAGTTTCTCACCTGGTTCTCCTCTGAAGTCTCTGAGCTCTCGTCTGatcccgctgctgctgctgctgctacaacGTTCTGCACAGCAAAACACAGGAAGCAGTCTAGAACTGATTCTTACCGTTGATGGAGATGAAGCGTTATTATCAGTTGTAGTTTAGAGTATTAGGGTGAGGGTTGTGGGCTTTCTTTGGGTGCTTGAAATCCTTGAAAAATCTTGAATATTTAAAAAGGGCCTGAAAGGTGCTTGAAATTGATTATAGCTCAAAAACGTTCAGGTTAATGAGTCAAGGTGAAATCATCATTTTGAGAATGCATCTAGTACTTAGGTGTAAATCATCTGAAAGGTGCGTGCGTTGTAAGGGCATCAGAGCCCCGCAGTACCTTTCTGTGTAGTTTATTTATTAACATCCTCAACAAACACGATTTCTGTTTAAGTTTGTGTCACTTGGCTGCATAAAGCGTTTGTCAGGTCTTGTTTTTCCAGTTTCATACAGACCTTTAACTTGTTGGTAGTTTTAGTGGCTGAAACTTTGTTTTATCAAATGACCTGAGATCTAATAATTAACATATTCTAATCATTTGGCAGGCTGTGGATGACAGTAGTAATGCTAACACCTCATCTGAACTGTTTAGGTCCAGAAGACGTTCAATGGGACAAAAGTCTCTGAGGGTTAAAGTCGCCTTTCTGGTGATAAAATTCTGGgtcacactttagtttagggaacacaaattaaccattaattagctgccaattaatatgcataataAGTCagaattagtcattattaagctattattaggtgcttattaccaatgctgtaattctaacattaacaggccataaatgaagagttttatcataataagccattcataatggtttgttaactgaaagtaaatgtttagttgctgattaacacacatgctaattagctcaaatcaaaatgtggcttttaaagaagtaattctgcattaataaccaaacatattatgttctggtattatgtaaataaCACCAAACtccatgttaatagagcctaaacaacaatcaattaaccacttgtaagcaagaacatgttccccattctaaagtcagaatttgttcatacctaattactagtagtttagtattaattaaccacCTAAAGGCAATAATAGGTCCCCCTTGAATTACTTCATTAAAAGCCACATAATGATTTTAGCTAATTAgcatgtgtgttaatcagcaacaaaccgttTACTTACAGTTAataaacgtttatgaatggcttattatgataaaactcttcatttatggcctgttaatgttagaactacggcattagtaataagctgttaataagtgcctagttcagacttagtagtccactaatatgcatattaattggcagctaattaatggttagggttagggtaataatcagtttccctctgggattaataaagtatttttgaattgaattgaattgagttaatttgtgttccctaaactaaagtgtcacCTAATTCTGTTTACTGTGTTTGTTGTTCAAATGAATCTCATTTTGAACGAGTCGTGCGGTCCGTTCCTGTACGGTCTTTAAGTTTGATGTTCAACCATAAAGTCTTCAGTGGCTTCAGGTTCATGTGAAGAAGAGCTGAGTTTAGGGTTGTGGAAACAACAGCGGTGTGGAACGTGGAGGGGGACTATTACCTGCACAGGTTTGGCCCGATGCTTGG
It contains:
- the spp1 gene encoding osteopontin isoform X2; this encodes MKVAVVFVLLFAAVLCRPARKVSDSSSDSSEEVVRRPAPPAVRKQAVVAAKHRAKPVQNVVAAAAAAGSDESSETSEENQGVAVEKATVEFKAAGVDTNAAPVSDKGTNSQDSDDDDDDEAEESEAEEEEDESDSDSESGESSTPAPGTVSPVVVTVEPLPGTTVDTILPTIVTDPDAGRGDNLGGYPGDYKSIYVEEKTYHKMSGPYKSYEFVDSGKKTGYDMTDGNEVEKSPKVYKAFHTQSQLLEEDTSTPEVETQSLDVSSGTSQDQDISHRQASLPEEASTTSESDSSSTPEEEGEESASSTSSSASAESDDEESQSNEETTATPGAADSDSDESESSEGDSNEEGEGPDATADMPAVLTAK
- the spp1 gene encoding osteopontin isoform X1, giving the protein MKVAVVFVLLFAAVLCRPARKVSDSSSDSSEEVVRRPAPPAVRKQAVVAAKHRAKPVQNVVAAAAAAGSDESSETSEENQGVAVEKATVEFKAAGVDTNAAPVSDKGTNSQDSDDDDDDEAEESEAEEEEDESDSDSESGESSTPAPGTVSPVVVTVEPLPGTTVDTILPTIVTDPDAGRGDNLGGYPGDYKSIYVEEKTYHKMSGPYKSYEFVDSGKKTGYDMTDGNEVEKSPKVYKVQAFHTQSQLLEEDTSTPEVETQSLDVSSGTSQDQDISHRQASLPEEASTTSESDSSSTPEEEGEESASSTSSSASAESDDEESQSNEETTATPGAADSDSDESESSEGDSNEEGEGPDATADMPAVLTAK